In Archangium violaceum, the following are encoded in one genomic region:
- a CDS encoding DUF4388 domain-containing protein, which yields MAQVRKILIADPDLESVRPLSRALRTKGYQVHYAPDGSRALEVSVLRHPDLILFDEACRLLDARTFINILRTNPRTDDIPVVVSTGQFEADRMRGLRDGFLRKPFNIDEVLSRIEHVFRRNEAAKDLKSEAQEIEGSLSQLSIPDLMQILGMNKRSGKLTLERGNERGEIVVVEGRPANARVGRAEGEKALFRLLVWSEGTFTFAPGGNSGKARIQRAMDDALLEAMRQADEVNRLLPGLPPRNTRLVLAPEADLTKDQHPVTAQVVELLRQPRALGEVLDLAPATDLEVVGVLHTLLQKGVARMAEGERDEGGPLMGPAELHALRGRILRGKGPTKEATAKVFVCGSGPSVARRLLSQLPDIAAVAAEPTAVKSGFGTLGRLDLNELLHLDFCVLPPAEAARPLWRPFSAGGVGALLFDTSEAAVKLAYFLAWDIRMPVVVVGHPVPAELQGAPAGAASVGEDLTEAVRSLLILALNPAPMLPGVPQQVSRTVSA from the coding sequence TTCGAAAGATCCTCATCGCCGATCCCGACCTCGAGTCGGTCCGCCCGTTGTCCCGGGCGCTGCGCACCAAGGGGTACCAGGTGCACTACGCGCCGGATGGCTCGAGGGCGCTGGAGGTGTCGGTGCTGCGGCACCCGGACCTCATCCTGTTCGACGAGGCGTGCCGGCTGCTGGACGCGCGCACCTTCATCAACATCCTGCGCACCAACCCGCGCACGGATGACATTCCCGTGGTGGTGTCCACCGGCCAGTTCGAGGCGGACCGGATGCGAGGCCTGCGCGATGGCTTCCTTCGCAAGCCCTTCAACATCGACGAGGTGCTCTCGCGCATCGAGCACGTCTTCCGCCGCAACGAGGCGGCGAAGGATCTCAAGAGCGAGGCGCAGGAGATCGAAGGCTCGCTGAGCCAGCTGAGCATTCCGGATCTGATGCAGATCCTCGGGATGAACAAGCGCAGCGGGAAGCTGACGCTGGAGCGGGGCAACGAGCGAGGGGAGATCGTCGTGGTGGAGGGCCGCCCGGCGAACGCGAGGGTGGGCCGGGCCGAGGGAGAGAAGGCGCTCTTCCGGCTGCTGGTGTGGTCGGAGGGGACGTTCACCTTCGCGCCGGGAGGAAACAGCGGGAAGGCGCGCATCCAGCGAGCGATGGACGACGCGCTGCTGGAGGCGATGCGGCAGGCGGACGAGGTGAACCGGCTGCTGCCGGGATTGCCGCCGCGCAACACGCGGCTGGTGCTCGCGCCGGAGGCGGACCTGACGAAGGATCAGCACCCGGTGACGGCGCAGGTGGTGGAGTTGCTGCGCCAGCCGAGGGCGCTGGGCGAGGTGTTGGACCTGGCGCCGGCCACGGACCTGGAAGTGGTGGGCGTGCTGCACACGCTGCTGCAGAAGGGCGTGGCCCGCATGGCCGAGGGCGAGCGGGACGAGGGGGGGCCGCTGATGGGCCCCGCCGAGCTGCACGCGCTGCGCGGACGCATCCTGCGGGGCAAGGGTCCCACGAAGGAGGCGACCGCGAAGGTCTTCGTCTGCGGGAGTGGCCCTTCGGTGGCGCGCCGGCTGTTGTCGCAGCTGCCGGACATCGCGGCGGTGGCGGCTGAGCCCACGGCGGTGAAGAGCGGCTTCGGCACGCTGGGGCGGTTGGACCTGAACGAGCTGCTACACCTGGACTTCTGCGTGCTGCCTCCGGCGGAGGCGGCGAGGCCGTTGTGGAGGCCCTTCAGCGCGGGAGGGGTAGGGGCGCTGCTGTTCGACACGTCGGAAGCGGCGGTGAAGCTGGCGTACTTCCTGGCGTGGGACATCCGGATGCCGGTGGTGGTGGTGGGCCACCCAGTGCCCGCGGAGCTCCAGGG